A stretch of Rhodoferax potami DNA encodes these proteins:
- a CDS encoding adenylate/guanylate cyclase domain-containing protein: protein MGIKSTVVFTDLHGSTGAFGALGNARATVVITQILDQITALVYAHQGQLVKKLGDGVMAVFGQPGKALDFAVQVQRVHSRHLYNFELRVTLPVKIGIAFGDTEFTAGDYYGDAVNVAARLCDLAGPSQIWASKGSVDVRSLKKGVSVRAVGNIAIRGRSENCEVLQVEWKEDEQSDFLTMQAQIMVSTTSGKDVLGKQVDLRYREKHMTFRSFELPAHIGRVKSAEFVVGDPRVSRMHARLVWRNGGVLVEDLSTYGTWVRFADDSSGEILLRRDECVLHGSGELGLGASFGDSSAPVVSFSVS, encoded by the coding sequence ATGGGTATTAAATCAACTGTCGTCTTTACAGATCTTCATGGAAGCACCGGTGCGTTCGGGGCATTAGGGAATGCACGCGCGACCGTTGTTATCACTCAAATTCTTGACCAGATCACAGCGCTGGTCTACGCGCATCAGGGGCAGCTCGTAAAGAAGCTCGGCGACGGCGTGATGGCGGTGTTTGGGCAGCCTGGCAAGGCGTTAGATTTCGCAGTTCAGGTGCAACGGGTCCATAGCCGCCATTTGTACAATTTTGAATTACGTGTGACTTTGCCCGTCAAGATCGGAATCGCATTTGGTGATACTGAATTCACCGCGGGTGATTACTACGGTGATGCGGTGAACGTAGCTGCTCGTCTATGTGATTTAGCTGGGCCTAGCCAGATTTGGGCGAGCAAAGGAAGTGTGGACGTGCGGTCCCTAAAAAAGGGGGTATCCGTCCGTGCCGTAGGCAACATTGCCATCCGGGGGCGTTCGGAAAACTGCGAAGTTTTACAGGTCGAGTGGAAAGAGGACGAGCAGTCTGATTTTTTGACGATGCAAGCGCAGATTATGGTGAGCACAACGTCCGGCAAAGATGTTCTAGGCAAGCAAGTCGATCTTAGGTATCGGGAAAAGCACATGACATTCCGCTCGTTCGAATTACCGGCACATATAGGCCGGGTGAAGAGTGCTGAGTTTGTCGTTGGCGACCCACGAGTCTCTCGGATGCACGCGCGGCTGGTTTGGCGTAACGGGGGGGTTCTGGTCGAGGACCTCAGTACTTATGGCACGTGGGTGCGGTTTGCTGATGATTCGTCTGGGGAAATCTTATTGCGTCGTGATGAGTGTGTCTTGCACGGGTCAGGTGAGCTTGGACTTGGGGCTTCCTTTGGCGACAGCAGTGCGCCTGTGGTGTCGTTCTCAGTAAGCTGA
- a CDS encoding LD-carboxypeptidase, with the protein MSLVKKVIYLYSPSGAVRDRAAFKRGVRRLTELGYDVEVDQDALTRFERFAGDDATRIRAVERAANSGADVALITRGGYGITRVIDRLPYTSIASAIENGTQFVGISDFTALQLALFAQTGARTWAGPALCEGFGVGGVSGEIPDDIMEDCFADLLMGQGEGTGWRQDRNGHILETDFVIEDATLWGGNLTVLASLIGTPYFPDIREGILFLEDVAEHPYRIERMLTQLMRSGVLARQRAIVLGQFSAYKLTSHDSGFGLPKVIGWLRNQLNIPVYTNLPYGHVPTKVLLPFGLKVDLTSTGKDVLLYWGHH; encoded by the coding sequence ATGAGCCTCGTTAAAAAAGTTATTTATCTATATTCCCCATCAGGCGCTGTTCGCGACCGTGCTGCTTTCAAAAGAGGAGTTCGACGTCTTACTGAGTTGGGATATGACGTGGAAGTCGACCAAGATGCCCTGACTCGTTTTGAGCGGTTCGCTGGAGATGATGCGACTCGAATTCGAGCTGTCGAGCGGGCTGCGAATAGTGGCGCAGATGTCGCCCTGATAACTAGAGGGGGTTACGGCATTACACGGGTCATAGATCGACTGCCCTACACCTCTATTGCTTCTGCCATTGAGAACGGAACTCAGTTTGTTGGAATCAGTGATTTCACTGCCTTGCAGCTAGCTTTGTTCGCGCAAACTGGAGCCCGCACTTGGGCAGGCCCTGCACTGTGTGAGGGGTTTGGTGTAGGTGGTGTCAGCGGTGAAATTCCAGACGACATTATGGAAGACTGCTTTGCTGACCTGTTGATGGGGCAAGGGGAGGGGACAGGTTGGCGACAGGATCGCAACGGTCATATTTTAGAAACTGATTTTGTGATCGAGGACGCTACCCTGTGGGGGGGCAATCTGACGGTCCTCGCGTCTCTGATAGGTACTCCTTACTTTCCGGATATTCGAGAAGGAATTCTATTTCTCGAGGACGTCGCAGAACATCCCTACCGTATTGAGCGTATGTTGACGCAGCTAATGAGGAGTGGCGTCCTGGCGCGTCAACGGGCAATAGTACTAGGCCAGTTTAGCGCTTACAAACTGACTTCTCATGACAGCGGTTTTGGCCTGCCAAAGGTAATTGGCTGGTTGCGTAATCAGCTCAATATTCCTGTCTATACCAACCTTCCGTACGGCCACGTACCGACCAAAGTACTCTTACCATTTGGCCTGAAGGTCGACTTAACCTCGACCGGCAAAGACGTACTCTTGTATTGGGGGCATCATTAG
- a CDS encoding ankyrin repeat domain-containing protein — MRNHPKRRLLLVLGALSLWCGGAHAGSYEDFFKAIETDNPLVIQSLLSRGFDPNTVNPKGLPALLLAIKLSANKATKLLLEQPSLRVEVRSPEDESPLMLAAFAGDVDLCAVLIAKDADVNKTGWTPLHYAATNAHIPVVRLLLENFAYIDAASPNGSTPLMMAAMYGNSSVVKLLLEAGADPGLKNSKGLTAMDFARQAKKDESMEIIGAFVRALRPKGVW; from the coding sequence ATGCGCAATCATCCTAAAAGACGTCTCCTCTTGGTTTTAGGCGCTCTGTCCCTTTGGTGCGGTGGCGCTCATGCGGGATCGTATGAGGATTTCTTCAAAGCCATCGAGACTGACAACCCCCTGGTCATCCAGAGTCTCTTGAGTCGCGGCTTTGACCCCAACACAGTGAATCCCAAGGGCTTACCTGCGCTACTGTTGGCCATTAAGTTGTCGGCAAACAAGGCCACGAAGCTACTTTTAGAACAACCCAGCCTTCGTGTTGAAGTCAGATCTCCAGAGGATGAGAGCCCCTTGATGTTGGCAGCATTCGCGGGGGATGTGGATTTGTGTGCAGTATTGATTGCCAAAGACGCAGACGTAAATAAAACGGGCTGGACTCCATTGCACTACGCAGCGACTAACGCCCATATTCCTGTGGTGCGGCTGCTGTTGGAAAACTTCGCCTACATTGATGCTGCATCCCCAAATGGATCCACACCGCTGATGATGGCAGCGATGTACGGCAACAGTTCTGTTGTAAAGCTATTGCTCGAGGCTGGTGCCGATCCCGGTCTCAAAAATAGCAAAGGGCTAACGGCCATGGACTTTGCACGACAGGCAAAAAAAGACGAGTCCATGGAAATCATCGGCGCCTTCGTGAGGGCTCTACGTCCCAAGGGCGTTTGGTAG
- a CDS encoding glycoside hydrolase family 24 protein, whose translation MKKAALIILIAAGAVAAIAYRQTRGLDNAAAPEPEAGGVWDIAAQNLGDFTSLDYWTGQNSAETAANIEEALTMIDGNQNVRAFLEAIAKCEGTAQRAEPYRVCYGYRHTIQSYADHPANLGEWKGEKLSDKLCSAAGLGPGCVSTAAGKYQITRTTWKSLKAKLKLKDFSPASQDAAAIELLRECGALPLVEVGNVAGAVSKARRIWASLPGAGYEQPERSLAWVKNQFKEAGGVLA comes from the coding sequence ATGAAAAAAGCGGCCCTAATCATCCTGATCGCAGCGGGCGCAGTTGCGGCAATTGCGTACCGGCAGACACGGGGCCTGGACAACGCAGCGGCACCAGAGCCAGAGGCGGGCGGCGTGTGGGATATCGCAGCGCAGAACCTGGGCGACTTCACCAGCTTGGACTACTGGACCGGACAAAACAGCGCGGAGACAGCCGCGAACATTGAAGAGGCCTTGACCATGATCGACGGAAATCAGAACGTGCGGGCCTTCTTGGAGGCCATCGCAAAATGCGAGGGCACCGCCCAACGTGCGGAGCCGTATCGCGTCTGCTACGGCTATCGGCACACCATCCAAAGCTATGCCGACCACCCGGCCAACCTGGGCGAATGGAAAGGCGAAAAGCTATCAGACAAGCTCTGTAGCGCGGCGGGCCTGGGTCCGGGTTGCGTGTCGACGGCGGCGGGCAAATACCAGATCACGCGCACCACCTGGAAGAGCCTCAAGGCCAAGCTGAAGCTGAAAGACTTTTCACCCGCATCGCAAGACGCGGCGGCTATCGAGCTATTGCGCGAGTGCGGCGCTTTGCCCCTGGTCGAAGTGGGCAACGTGGCCGGGGCCGTGTCCAAGGCGCGGCGCATCTGGGCAAGCCTACCGGGCGCGGGATACGAGCAGCCTGAGCGGTCCCTTGCCTGGGTGAAAAACCAATTCAAGGAAGCGGGCGGGGTGCTTGCATGA
- a CDS encoding replication endonuclease has translation MFTRINTPHTGQELQGTLNGIALSMGAKPLPGKMTLHGAIARYTDPTWWRRNLRVQLLRENEGYEHAAGHVRRRQQCYVSNYAVKVKRVRAKASREVLERLEVVNEVGEAFNLAEVADGSVSNPALRRAELMVRCRGFEETAELMGHTALFLTITCPSRFHRFSKSGKTNPKWQGETPKDAQNYLCGIWKKIRAAWGNRGFFPYGFRVCEPHHDGCPHWHILLFFPADQAGWFVPQRFQAGRRDYGAGAVGIAGRYAMQDSPNEAGAAKHRFTVEVIEPERGSATGYIAKYICKNIDGMKEDGEAVGLDFASGTPAEEAAKRVRTWASTWGVRQFQPIGGPSVTVWREIRRLSNQIEEPLQTRLFEGAREAADSANWMAFWLIQGGPGARKKDLKLKPLYTEEEGGKYGDSIKRVTGIQGEGEELTTRLHTWTVQRQGLAAVDDIEADRKHMRELLRKAFGVNSAYEFERIGEAERTWTGVNNCTDSPEADESGADLAGFEAYMASMNRGDSPQPAPLRH, from the coding sequence ATGTTTACCCGCATCAACACACCGCACACCGGGCAGGAACTGCAAGGCACGTTGAACGGCATAGCGCTGTCAATGGGCGCCAAGCCGTTGCCCGGAAAAATGACACTGCACGGGGCGATAGCGCGGTACACCGACCCGACTTGGTGGCGTCGAAATCTGCGTGTGCAGTTGCTGCGAGAAAACGAGGGCTATGAGCACGCGGCGGGCCATGTGCGCAGGCGTCAGCAATGCTACGTTTCCAACTACGCGGTAAAGGTCAAGCGTGTGCGGGCCAAGGCATCGCGGGAAGTGTTGGAGCGCCTGGAAGTGGTGAACGAGGTGGGCGAGGCCTTCAATCTGGCAGAGGTGGCGGACGGTAGCGTAAGCAACCCGGCCTTGAGGCGCGCTGAATTGATGGTGCGTTGCCGTGGCTTTGAGGAAACCGCCGAACTCATGGGGCACACCGCGCTTTTCTTGACCATCACATGCCCTAGCCGGTTTCACCGTTTCAGCAAGTCGGGCAAAACAAACCCGAAATGGCAGGGCGAAACCCCAAAGGATGCGCAGAACTACCTGTGCGGAATCTGGAAAAAAATACGGGCGGCGTGGGGTAACCGTGGCTTTTTTCCGTATGGGTTCCGGGTATGTGAACCGCACCATGACGGGTGCCCGCATTGGCACATTCTGCTTTTCTTTCCAGCGGATCAAGCCGGTTGGTTTGTGCCCCAGCGTTTCCAAGCAGGGCGCAGGGATTACGGCGCGGGCGCGGTGGGAATTGCCGGCCGTTATGCCATGCAAGACAGCCCCAACGAAGCGGGCGCAGCAAAACACCGGTTCACCGTGGAAGTCATCGAACCAGAGCGCGGCAGCGCAACGGGCTACATCGCTAAGTACATCTGCAAAAACATTGACGGCATGAAGGAAGACGGCGAAGCCGTGGGCCTGGACTTCGCCAGCGGTACACCGGCAGAAGAAGCGGCAAAGCGGGTGCGCACCTGGGCATCTACCTGGGGAGTCCGTCAGTTTCAACCAATCGGCGGGCCATCGGTCACCGTGTGGCGTGAGATTCGTAGGCTTTCAAACCAGATTGAAGAGCCATTGCAGACCCGGCTTTTTGAGGGTGCGCGGGAAGCCGCGGACTCTGCCAACTGGATGGCCTTCTGGCTGATTCAGGGCGGACCCGGTGCGCGTAAAAAAGACCTGAAATTGAAGCCCCTTTACACGGAAGAAGAGGGCGGCAAGTACGGCGACAGCATCAAGCGGGTAACCGGCATTCAGGGCGAGGGCGAAGAACTGACAACCCGTTTGCACACCTGGACGGTGCAGCGGCAAGGCCTAGCGGCGGTGGACGACATAGAGGCAGACCGGAAGCACATGCGCGAACTGTTGCGCAAGGCGTTCGGCGTCAATAGCGCCTATGAATTTGAGCGGATCGGCGAAGCCGAACGCACTTGGACTGGTGTCAATAACTGTACGGATTCGCCCGAAGCGGATGAGTCCGGGGCCGATTTGGCAGGCTTTGAGGCCTACATGGCATCCATGAATCGCGGCGATTCGCCGCAACCGGCACCGCTACGGCACTAG
- a CDS encoding major capsid protein P2, with the protein MTRKLKLPLIQNVGPNQRVTIRMPLGVTYNKVALFTAGNITASLMSNIVVKINGQERQRWNTFAQLQARNAYNRGATDANVCEFDFIEREGKDEAAQTIGAIAATAEAGVQDFTIEFDLGTYTVTGASVITGVAEVDVPSRNKLIVRNRFFQRVFSGATEEQIILPSGLNGELLKRIYIFGTLTQINHMRVRREGADEFEQLTQAQNEFFQRTYGKTPQAGLYVVDFTEHDLMSHMLNTSQIVGPDGKPTPIQNLDIRLNVNAAGTFNIYTESITTNDRP; encoded by the coding sequence ATGACCCGTAAACTCAAACTACCCCTGATTCAAAACGTAGGCCCTAACCAGCGCGTGACCATCCGTATGCCCCTGGGCGTGACCTATAACAAGGTTGCACTCTTCACGGCGGGCAACATCACCGCGTCATTGATGTCGAACATCGTGGTGAAGATCAACGGCCAAGAGCGCCAACGCTGGAACACCTTCGCCCAATTGCAGGCCCGCAACGCCTACAACCGCGGCGCGACGGATGCCAACGTTTGCGAATTCGACTTTATTGAGCGTGAAGGCAAAGACGAAGCGGCCCAAACCATCGGAGCCATCGCGGCCACGGCAGAAGCGGGCGTTCAGGATTTCACCATCGAATTTGACCTGGGCACCTACACGGTAACCGGCGCAAGCGTTATCACGGGCGTGGCCGAGGTGGACGTACCGAGCCGTAATAAGCTGATCGTTCGAAACCGCTTTTTTCAGCGCGTTTTTTCCGGTGCAACCGAAGAGCAAATTATTTTGCCAAGCGGCTTGAACGGCGAATTGCTGAAGCGGATTTACATTTTCGGAACCCTGACACAAATCAACCATATGCGGGTGCGTCGTGAAGGCGCGGACGAATTCGAGCAGTTGACACAAGCTCAAAACGAGTTTTTCCAACGTACCTACGGCAAGACCCCACAGGCCGGCCTGTACGTGGTGGACTTCACCGAACATGACTTGATGAGCCACATGCTGAACACATCGCAAATCGTGGGGCCTGACGGTAAGCCAACGCCAATCCAAAACTTGGATATCCGCTTGAACGTGAACGCGGCGGGCACCTTCAACATTTACACCGAGTCGATTACCACTAACGACCGCCCATAA
- a CDS encoding putative bifunctional diguanylate cyclase/phosphodiesterase has protein sequence MDTDALQFLDDEVAGDSGKPLVWRLLVVDDEPDVHRATTFALAGIEILGRQLEFLHAYSAAEAASILSTQSDVAIVLLDVVMEREDAGLALVKTIRTELNLTDLRIILRTGQPGYAPEIETIHDYDINDYKTKSELTRTKLYATVTAALRAYEQIRKLDEMAFYDRLSCLPNRNKFIDLSEARLACAASCNEIIAILDIDDFSEINDALGHQQGDRLLQSVADRLKFELGPDAVLARIGSDTFGLMGPHDVVDPIRILALFRRPFVVQDDAMVVTATMGLTSLMSGSTSGRDALKDANIALKRAKKSRRGGFVMFSAEMGSDIRERVRLLQSLRSAVESERLFIVYQPQVDLITNAVVGLEALIRWRNEDGTFVPPDRFIPLAEASGMIIAIGDWVLRMACHELVRLQGQGAKDIRMSVNVSQIQFRNPEFIDKLKSALSDTSIQPECLELEITESVAMEDADFMLETLHSVRELGISIAIDDFGTGYSSLSQLRQLPIDRLKIDRAFVSELSDDVMGGHIASMVIELGRNLQLKVIAEGIESDAQAARLKQLGCHEGQGYLYAKPMTSVLLKDWLRERGAIVGI, from the coding sequence GTGGACACAGACGCCCTGCAGTTTTTAGACGATGAGGTGGCGGGAGACAGTGGCAAGCCACTTGTTTGGCGTCTGCTGGTTGTCGACGACGAACCTGATGTGCACAGAGCAACAACCTTTGCGCTGGCGGGCATCGAGATATTGGGACGTCAGTTGGAGTTTTTGCATGCCTACTCAGCAGCGGAAGCGGCCAGTATTCTTTCCACACAGTCTGATGTTGCGATTGTTTTGCTTGACGTGGTGATGGAGAGGGAAGACGCTGGGCTCGCCCTTGTCAAGACGATTCGCACTGAGCTTAACCTCACGGACCTTCGCATTATTCTACGAACGGGACAGCCTGGTTACGCGCCAGAAATCGAAACGATTCACGACTACGACATCAACGACTACAAGACCAAGTCGGAGTTAACCCGTACTAAGCTGTATGCGACGGTAACTGCTGCACTGCGCGCGTATGAACAAATTCGCAAACTGGATGAAATGGCTTTTTATGACCGCCTTTCCTGTTTGCCAAACCGTAACAAGTTCATTGACCTCAGCGAAGCTCGACTCGCTTGTGCTGCTAGTTGCAACGAAATCATCGCGATACTGGATATCGATGACTTTTCAGAGATCAATGATGCTCTCGGGCACCAGCAAGGTGACAGGTTGCTTCAGTCCGTTGCAGATCGCCTCAAATTTGAGTTGGGCCCTGATGCTGTTTTAGCACGAATCGGAAGCGATACATTCGGGCTGATGGGGCCACATGACGTGGTCGATCCGATCAGAATTCTTGCGCTTTTCCGCCGTCCTTTTGTGGTTCAAGACGACGCCATGGTTGTCACCGCGACCATGGGATTGACGAGCCTGATGAGCGGAAGTACCTCCGGCAGAGACGCGTTGAAGGATGCGAACATAGCCCTAAAGCGCGCCAAGAAGAGTCGTCGTGGAGGATTCGTGATGTTCTCCGCCGAGATGGGCTCAGACATTCGCGAGCGGGTTCGATTATTGCAAAGCCTGCGGAGCGCTGTGGAGAGCGAACGGCTTTTTATCGTTTATCAACCTCAAGTTGATCTGATCACAAACGCGGTCGTCGGTTTGGAAGCCCTTATACGTTGGCGCAACGAAGATGGAACTTTCGTTCCCCCCGATCGATTTATTCCTCTTGCAGAGGCTTCCGGGATGATCATTGCCATTGGTGATTGGGTATTGAGGATGGCCTGCCATGAGTTGGTTAGGCTGCAGGGGCAGGGCGCGAAGGACATCCGGATGTCGGTCAACGTGTCCCAGATTCAATTTCGAAATCCTGAGTTCATTGACAAGCTGAAGTCAGCTCTGTCAGACACATCAATTCAACCCGAGTGTCTGGAACTGGAGATTACAGAGTCCGTTGCAATGGAAGATGCGGACTTCATGCTGGAGACCCTGCACAGTGTGCGCGAGCTTGGAATATCGATCGCTATTGATGATTTTGGGACCGGATATTCATCACTCAGTCAGTTACGACAGTTGCCTATCGATAGGTTGAAAATTGATAGGGCCTTTGTTTCGGAGTTGAGTGACGATGTGATGGGGGGCCATATCGCGTCGATGGTGATCGAGTTAGGCAGAAACCTGCAGTTAAAAGTTATTGCCGAAGGTATTGAATCGGACGCACAAGCAGCGCGCTTAAAGCAGCTCGGCTGCCACGAAGGTCAGGGGTATTTGTATGCCAAGCCCATGACCTCAGTCTTGCTGAAAGACTGGCTGAGGGAGCGCGGGGCCATCGTTGGAATCTGA
- a CDS encoding TatD family hydrolase, producing MFTDSHCHLTFPELASQWPDISDAMKTAQVTRALCICTTLEEFPTVHEFAVSQPHIWATVGVHPDNEGVQEPDLERLLQWGSLPKVMAIGETGLDYYRLGSRSISDMEWQRERFSVHIEAARKLNKPLVIHTRSASDDTLAILKEAGECGDQSSAGGVFHCFTEDVDVARQALDLGFYISFSGIITFKSAQSIRNVAAMVPLDRLLIETDSPYLAPVPYRGKLNNPSYVPHVAQELARVKNVTIEKIAEQTSVNFDVLFKV from the coding sequence ATGTTTACTGATTCCCACTGCCATCTTACGTTTCCCGAACTCGCTTCCCAATGGCCAGATATTTCTGATGCGATGAAGACAGCGCAGGTAACTCGCGCCCTGTGCATCTGCACGACGCTCGAAGAGTTTCCTACGGTCCACGAGTTTGCAGTGTCTCAGCCCCATATTTGGGCAACGGTTGGGGTACATCCAGACAATGAAGGAGTGCAAGAGCCAGATCTTGAGCGTCTCTTGCAATGGGGCAGCCTACCCAAAGTCATGGCAATCGGTGAAACAGGCCTGGACTACTACCGCCTCGGATCCAGAAGCATCTCCGATATGGAATGGCAAAGAGAGCGCTTCAGTGTGCATATCGAGGCAGCACGAAAATTAAATAAGCCACTGGTGATTCACACACGAAGCGCCTCGGACGACACCTTGGCAATTCTTAAGGAAGCAGGGGAGTGCGGTGATCAAAGCAGTGCGGGGGGTGTTTTCCACTGCTTTACGGAAGACGTGGATGTCGCGCGCCAAGCTCTTGATTTGGGCTTCTACATTTCATTTTCTGGAATCATTACCTTTAAATCTGCTCAAAGCATCAGGAATGTCGCCGCCATGGTGCCACTCGATCGTTTATTGATTGAAACCGATAGCCCATACCTTGCACCGGTGCCATACCGTGGCAAGCTAAACAATCCTTCCTACGTTCCTCATGTAGCCCAAGAATTAGCCCGGGTAAAGAACGTGACTATTGAAAAGATTGCAGAGCAGACAAGCGTGAATTTCGATGTTTTGTTCAAGGTGTAA
- a CDS encoding DUF3693 domain-containing protein, translated as MFSIADLLERAKAKANIESDYRLAKVIGITHGAMTHYRQGRTLPNESVIEQLCALSGDDAGVIAAQIQAERSKTPEAKNMWLMVAARLRGAAQTAILSVCFAIALIALPASDARAVTVDAYKSGSVNLLYIV; from the coding sequence ATGTTTTCAATAGCAGACTTGTTAGAGCGCGCAAAGGCGAAAGCCAATATTGAATCCGACTATCGACTTGCAAAGGTGATAGGAATTACTCATGGCGCTATGACCCATTACCGACAGGGAAGAACCCTACCGAATGAGTCGGTTATTGAGCAACTATGCGCCCTGTCTGGTGATGACGCCGGGGTGATCGCGGCGCAGATTCAGGCCGAACGGAGCAAGACGCCCGAGGCTAAAAACATGTGGTTGATGGTCGCCGCCCGCCTACGTGGGGCCGCTCAGACTGCTATTTTGTCAGTCTGCTTCGCTATAGCTTTGATAGCATTACCCGCAAGCGATGCGCGGGCTGTGACCGTGGATGCTTACAAAAGCGGCTCGGTCAACTTGTTATACATCGTATGA
- a CDS encoding DUF6641 family protein, with amino-acid sequence MATLASLKLVAAKKPSNQPPVVQRRNKLSSKVFEQIQLARAQSAGETYAPTKNKTVTNTDGERVVVNVPKRIKPWWFVAENGKCCIAVRYGAKVIELAKGKTAIEVTSPDALIEALEAVNAAVLAGELDAQIESVSGQLRSGFVK; translated from the coding sequence ATGGCAACACTTGCAAGTCTCAAGCTCGTAGCAGCTAAAAAACCATCCAATCAACCACCTGTTGTGCAGCGCCGCAACAAACTCAGCAGCAAGGTGTTTGAACAAATCCAATTAGCACGTGCGCAGAGTGCTGGCGAGACATATGCGCCAACAAAGAACAAAACAGTCACGAACACGGACGGCGAGCGTGTTGTTGTCAATGTGCCCAAACGCATCAAGCCGTGGTGGTTTGTTGCTGAAAACGGCAAGTGCTGCATTGCTGTGCGTTACGGCGCAAAGGTCATTGAGCTTGCAAAGGGCAAGACAGCAATCGAAGTTACAAGTCCTGACGCATTGATTGAAGCGTTGGAAGCAGTGAACGCAGCTGTTCTAGCAGGTGAGCTTGATGCGCAGATTGAATCTGTATCGGGTCAGTTACGGAGTGGTTTTGTTAAGTAA
- the tadA gene encoding tRNA adenosine(34) deaminase TadA — MTLALEEAVLAESAGEVPVGAIVVHKGQVIGRGRNRTRELNDPSSHAEILALREASQAVGSHRLSGAELFVTLEPCTMCSGAIFHSRLARVVFGAPDPKTGTAGSVLDLFSQRQLNHHTLVTGGVLKEECQRILQSFFVSARKRNRDEQISLREDALRLDAQALPCPDDSTIRSSYFHTSEGYRIRYLDSNTVNPKYTLLCIHELGFWSFQVWSLVSRMAHHGVRVIAPDLLGHGLSDRPKKSEWHSVRAHVSSLTALTKYMDLTPSHIVAIGNAKAIGTEYCSVLKLDASSVLSIVAARPPALTALAESSRHQSCRSIGGLSRKQLNHLVGFPDNVVKALIAHFPDKGHAAVLDAIRKPDFSPENSLKSPSFFPVVVDETHLDFLERELLIK, encoded by the coding sequence ATGACACTGGCCTTGGAGGAGGCCGTGTTAGCAGAGTCTGCCGGTGAAGTCCCTGTGGGTGCCATAGTAGTTCACAAAGGACAGGTTATTGGCCGTGGACGGAATAGAACTCGAGAGTTGAACGACCCTAGTTCCCATGCAGAGATACTCGCGCTGAGGGAAGCCTCTCAGGCCGTTGGCAGTCATAGATTGAGTGGTGCTGAGCTGTTTGTCACCCTGGAGCCTTGCACCATGTGTAGTGGTGCAATTTTTCATAGTCGCCTCGCTCGAGTGGTTTTTGGTGCGCCAGATCCCAAAACCGGTACCGCGGGGTCTGTTCTGGATCTTTTCAGCCAGCGTCAACTCAACCATCACACCCTGGTAACCGGTGGCGTCCTCAAAGAAGAGTGTCAGCGTATTCTGCAATCATTTTTTGTGTCGGCGCGAAAGAGAAACCGCGATGAACAAATTTCACTTCGGGAAGATGCATTGCGATTAGATGCGCAGGCATTACCTTGCCCCGATGATTCGACAATCAGAAGCAGCTATTTTCATACCAGTGAAGGTTATCGAATTCGGTATCTGGATTCGAATACGGTGAATCCGAAATACACCTTGCTTTGTATTCATGAATTGGGTTTTTGGTCTTTTCAGGTGTGGTCCTTAGTGAGCCGTATGGCTCATCATGGTGTGCGCGTCATCGCTCCAGACCTGCTTGGCCATGGTTTGAGTGATAGACCGAAGAAAAGTGAATGGCATTCTGTGCGAGCGCACGTAAGTTCGCTCACCGCATTGACGAAATATATGGACCTTACCCCTTCGCATATCGTGGCCATAGGCAACGCAAAAGCTATTGGGACTGAATATTGCTCTGTTTTGAAATTAGATGCGTCTTCAGTTTTATCAATTGTTGCAGCCAGGCCGCCAGCGTTGACGGCTCTAGCTGAGTCGTCCCGCCATCAAAGCTGCAGGTCGATCGGTGGTTTGTCTAGAAAACAATTGAATCACCTGGTTGGTTTTCCAGACAATGTGGTGAAGGCGTTGATTGCGCACTTTCCTGATAAGGGTCATGCCGCCGTATTGGATGCCATAAGAAAACCTGATTTCTCACCCGAAAATTCGCTCAAATCACCGTCATTTTTTCCAGTCGTTGTGGATGAAACCCATCTCGATTTTCTTGAGCGTGAGTTGTTGATCAAATGA
- a CDS encoding DUF6876 family protein, with the protein MKQSNVELLSNLSQFIGTERYYRLLPTFVVTDGLKYLMDEANCYWLAQLYGLHLVSVDFNQNPFTVLVFTRKSSGGIVNIEDGNGNLLVQQRLDYTDFPFDEYRLYACWDGEHWVGMLTSEY; encoded by the coding sequence ATGAAGCAGTCAAACGTTGAGCTGCTTAGCAATCTCAGCCAATTCATTGGCACTGAGCGTTACTACCGTCTACTGCCAACATTCGTTGTCACGGACGGGCTGAAATACTTGATGGACGAAGCTAACTGCTACTGGCTAGCGCAGCTTTATGGCTTGCACCTCGTTAGCGTTGATTTCAACCAAAACCCGTTCACTGTACTTGTGTTCACTCGCAAGAGCAGCGGCGGAATCGTTAACATCGAGGACGGAAACGGCAATTTGTTAGTGCAGCAACGACTGGACTACACGGATTTTCCGTTTGATGAGTACAGGCTTTACGCTTGTTGGGATGGTGAGCATTGGGTTGGTATGCTGACAAGCGAGTATTAA